CTGCACGTCATCATGGTTATCGAGGCCTTCGAGAAAGGCTTCGACTTCAGCCATCTGCTCGTCGGTCAACCCGCTGACCGGATTTTTCGGCTGGTAGCCCAACTTGGCCGACAACACGGTGAAACCCTGCTCCGGCAAGGCCTTCTGGACGGCATCGAGGTCGGCAGGATCGGTGAGGAACAACGTCGCGCCTTCTTCGCCCGCCTCGAAATCCTGGGCGCCGGCCTCGATGGCGGCCATTTCCGGATCGGCGTCCGGGCCGTCCGGCGCGGCTTCGATCATGCCGACATGGTTGAAGTCCCACGCCACCGAACCCGAGGCGCCGAGTTGGCCCTTGCGGAACGCGACGCGAATTTCGGCAACGGTGCGGTTGATGTTATCGGTCACGCATTCGACGATCAGCGGCACCTGGTGCGGCGCGAACCCTTCGTAGGTGACGCGGTGGTATTGCACGGTTTCACCGAGCTGGCCAGAACCTTTCTTGATCGCGCGTTCCAGGGTCTCGCGGGGCATCGAGGCCTTCTTCGCCTGTTCGACCACCAGTCGCAAGTGCGCGTTGGTAGCGGTATCCGCGCCGTTGCGCGCGGCAATGGTGATTTCCTTCACCAGTTTGCCGAAGATCTTGCCCTTGGCGTTGGCAGCCGCTTCTTTGTGTTTAACCTTCCACTGTGCGCCCATTACTCACTCTCTTGTCTGACGCGCCGAGACATCTGCCGGCCGGCGCTGTGGCGCAAGTTTATACGGCCTAAACCGGCTGATCGACCAAAAAATTCACCCTGCCGGATCGACATTTTCACAGCATGTTGTAGGGCGTTTCTGAAATGGCGACTCACAAGCACCGTTTTCCCCCGCAGTTTCGTACCCTCTGCGCCTCTCTCCCCGCCAGTAGGAGCTGCGATGCGCAACGACACGGAAAGTCCCTTCAGCCTGACGCTCACGCAAAGCGACTTGCAACTGCAAGTCTTGCGCTTCAACGGCCGCGAAGCCCTCAACCAGCCATACCGCTTTGACCTCGAACTGATCGGCCTGGCACCGCCGATAGATCCCGACCTGCTCTTGGGGCATCCGGCCTTCCTGCGCCTGGACGGTGAATCAGGCGTCCATGGGATTGTCCACAGCGTTAGCCTGAGTGCCCTGGCGCCGCGGCGCATCGGCTATCGCTTGACGTTGGTCCCCTACCTCCAGCAACTGGAGCAAGGCCCGCAGCGCCGGGTTTTCCATCGGCTCAGCGTGGTGCAGCTGCTGCAACGCCTCTTGGAAGAACACGCGCTACCCGTAGACAGTTACCGTTTCGAACTGCCTCATGGGCAGTATCCGTGTCGCCCGTTTTGCATCCAGTACGACGAAAGCGACCTGACCCTCCTGCAACGCCTGTGCGAGGAAGACGGCATTCATTACCACTTCGAACACGCTCCCCAGGGCCATGTCCTGGTGTTTGCCGAAGACCCGAAGAGCTTTCCCGCGCGCCCCGTCGAGCTGACCCTGCGCCCGAACGACAGCCTGCTGCCGGCCATCAAGCGCTTGTATTTGCGTCACCATCCGATGATGCCTGGCCTGCCCGTCGGATTCAGCGACCGGGCCCCGCCCGAAGCCGAGGCCACGGCGGCGAATCAACCCTTTGAACAAATCGATCACGAGGCCATGCATGGCAACCCGGCTTTGGCTCACCGTTACCAGGCCGGTCGCCGCCACCTTGAACGGCTGCGCTGCCGGCAACGGGAGATCCATGGCCACAGTACCCAACCAACCCTGCACGGCGGCGACATCGTGCAGATCTGCGAACACCCGGTTTCCACCTTCAACGATCAATGGTTGATCACCGAGGTCCAGCATCGAGGGCGGCAGTTTTCGATCCTTGAACCGGACCTGCCCGCCGCACCGTCGGCCCGTGACTATCGCAACCGGTTCACCGCCATTCCTTGGTCCACCGTGTTCAGGCCGGCCCTCAAGCATCCCAAGCCCTGCATCCCCGGCTACCACCTGGGCCATGTACTCGGCCGTGCCGGCCAGCCGGCCAGCGCCGATGAACGTGGCCAGGTGAGTGTCAGCCTATGGGCACCGGACCAGGACGGCATCACACTGCCCGTGTCGCGGCTGACGCTCGATGGCCGCCCCAGCCTGATGGCCGGCAGCGAAGTGCTGGTGAGTTTTCTCGATGGTGACCCCGACCGCCCGGTGCTGTGCCCAGGGGCTGTCGATACCGCCACCACGCCCCCTAAACCGCCCCGTGGCAATCATGATGCGGGGCTGCTATTGGACTGGCTGTTGAATCCGCCGGACTGCACGCCCTGACTCAATCCTGTGACTTCATGCCGGCAAAACTGATCTGACTCATGCAAACCCGGCGAAACGGGCTTACAGTAACGAATAACGCCGCTCTAGACGGCGCTTTACCCTGATTGTTGGAGAGACCTGCAATGCCCTGGAAAAACTCAGAAAGCCGCTACAGTACCGTCACGGTAACCTTGCATTGGCTGATGCTGGTTCTGCTGGCCGTGGTTTATGCCTGCATCGAGTTCCGAGGGATTTTCCCCAAGGGCAGTGGCGGCCGGACCCTGATCAAGGAAGCGCACTTCATGCTCGGCCTGACGGTGTTCCTGCTGGTCTGGCTACGCCTGTTCGCCCGCAGCATGGGTAAGGCACCGGCGATTTTCCCGGCCTCGCCTGCGTGGCAAACCCTCCTGGCTCGCCTGATGCACTGGGCGCTGTACCTGTTCATGATCGCCATGCCGCTGCTGGGCTGGCTGATTACCAGCGCCGAAGGGCATCAGGTGATGTTCTACGGCTTCGATCTGCCCTTGCTCATCG
The sequence above is drawn from the Pseudomonas sp. St316 genome and encodes:
- a CDS encoding cytochrome b, whose amino-acid sequence is MPWKNSESRYSTVTVTLHWLMLVLLAVVYACIEFRGIFPKGSGGRTLIKEAHFMLGLTVFLLVWLRLFARSMGKAPAIFPASPAWQTLLARLMHWALYLFMIAMPLLGWLITSAEGHQVMFYGFDLPLLIGQDKEFAKQLEGWHVLGGTIGYWLIGLHALAGLYHHYVVRDNTLLRMMPKRG
- a CDS encoding YebC/PmpR family DNA-binding transcriptional regulator, with amino-acid sequence MGAQWKVKHKEAAANAKGKIFGKLVKEITIAARNGADTATNAHLRLVVEQAKKASMPRETLERAIKKGSGQLGETVQYHRVTYEGFAPHQVPLIVECVTDNINRTVAEIRVAFRKGQLGASGSVAWDFNHVGMIEAAPDGPDADPEMAAIEAGAQDFEAGEEGATLFLTDPADLDAVQKALPEQGFTVLSAKLGYQPKNPVSGLTDEQMAEVEAFLEGLDNHDDVQDMFVGLAG
- the tssI gene encoding type VI secretion system tip protein TssI/VgrG, with protein sequence MRNDTESPFSLTLTQSDLQLQVLRFNGREALNQPYRFDLELIGLAPPIDPDLLLGHPAFLRLDGESGVHGIVHSVSLSALAPRRIGYRLTLVPYLQQLEQGPQRRVFHRLSVVQLLQRLLEEHALPVDSYRFELPHGQYPCRPFCIQYDESDLTLLQRLCEEDGIHYHFEHAPQGHVLVFAEDPKSFPARPVELTLRPNDSLLPAIKRLYLRHHPMMPGLPVGFSDRAPPEAEATAANQPFEQIDHEAMHGNPALAHRYQAGRRHLERLRCRQREIHGHSTQPTLHGGDIVQICEHPVSTFNDQWLITEVQHRGRQFSILEPDLPAAPSARDYRNRFTAIPWSTVFRPALKHPKPCIPGYHLGHVLGRAGQPASADERGQVSVSLWAPDQDGITLPVSRLTLDGRPSLMAGSEVLVSFLDGDPDRPVLCPGAVDTATTPPKPPRGNHDAGLLLDWLLNPPDCTP